CCACAGAAACCGTGAAGGCCGTGCGGAGTTTCTCCTCGTTCTCCTTCCGCGTCACCATTAAAGGAAGCTCTAACCTCTCCAAGTCTTCACCTTTCATACTCACACACACGATTCCAGTCCCATGCTTCACCACAAAAGCCATAGCTTCAGGTGTCACCAACGATGCAGCCATTATCAAatctccttcattctctctaTCCTCATCATCCACAACAATCACCAACtacaaaaacacaaaacaatcaCTTAAAACATCCTCCTCTCCTTCTAACACTCTTGTGCTACTAATACAAACCTTGCCCTGACGAATATCCTCAATAGCTTGCGGAATAGATGCAAATCCATCAGTAGGACGATCAAGATCAAACTCTTCATCCTCAACTTCAGACGAAACCATTGTCGTGGGAATCATTTCTGCTGCTAACGTTCCGAAAGAAACCAAATCCGGCTGCAACTCGATCCCCATTGATCCATTATTACtcttggaggaggaggaagagaaggcATCTCCTTCCTCAGACATCATCACTCCCATTCTAACATTGTTTAATCTCCTTGGTATGATCTTAGGACACATCCATGTCTTCCTAAACGGTCTTGTCCTCGTAACATGACTGAAGAATAAAACACACATGCTCGTTAAGGCCTTAAACTTAAATCGCGTTTCAATTGCAGAAACGCAAACGCGCACACAGAGCGATTCGAATTATCGCGATTCAACCAATCAAACAGCCAAACCTTATCGAAACTATCAAATTCAAATTGAGACACGCAAGCAACGACTATATAGCACAAACGCACGCGAACACAGCTAAGAGATAGCGACTCGACCAATCAATTCAAATTGAGAGACACACGCAAACTGAGATTACCGCGAGGGAAGAAGATGCGTTGAGTCGCATCGAAGATTGAGGGACGCCATTATCGTGTTTCGTCCAGAGAGAGCGAAGCACCGCCACAAAACAACTGAGCTTGCCGGTGATGTTTCTCTGCTGATGTGGCAGcttttttaagatattttttgttcttttatggATAAGCATGAGGACTGTTTCCTCGGTAACGGCGTCGTTTGCGTATTTAATACGATGTCGTGTTCGATGGAAACACCTTTTTgtaagatttttgtttttaaaataccCTAAATTGCATAAGACTTTCGACTGTAAATAGAGAAAAATAGGAAAGTTGAGTTATTTAGTTTTTGTCAATTTGGAAAAGAAGGGAAAAGAATGTGaaagtaatgatttttttaatttcaaatatgttttttaaaagactagattttttaaaaaaaaaaatttcagtgtTCTAAAACATACTAGACGTTCTCTACGCAATAGATGTTCTCTTACGCCTAGTTGCATATGTGAACACTTACATAAGATTTAGGTGAATACATATTttgacataaaatataaatataagacTTAACATATATACATTAGTTTTAGAAGActgaacaaaaatatatttcaaatatagttttatctttaataattagtcaaaaatatattagtagtttcgaattataaaaaatattttaaatatataaagatgataacatataaataaaaaatttaaaagtatttttcaaacagataaaataatagttaaaatcatataaatatcaAGAATAAGTAACAGTTAATATTacattgataaaatatataatattattaattgtttaattttcagtattaatatataaaatcagtGCCTAATATTCGCTAACAGTATTATACATCTGAACTATAAATATCtacatataaactatataacGGTAAATGGTACAACTGATTACTATATAACGTCTATACATCATCTAATTTTTACTTCTATAATAGCATTAAAAGGCAAAATTATTACAACTCGTTTTTATTTTGcttctaaaatagaaattactatttttcttttgtttatagaaaaataaatagcatTCATCTATAATTTACTATATAGAGATCTTTATTTTAGAAACATGCATTGGAGTAAAATCATCTATGTTATAGAGTTTAtattttagaggtaaaaatagaAGAATACATTTGAGATAGTTAAAGATATATGAAACTATTTTTGTGAGATGTGAATTTAGTGATGTTAAATATtaagtttcaaattttcaatggCTTATACCATACCAGAGTTATAGGTTGTGAATGGCGACATTTAATTCGCGTATTTCACTGCGGTTTTCGAAAAAACGCTTTAATGTCACCAATCAcatatttcataatttttcttttgcagATTTCCAAAAATGCACACAAAAACGCACACAAATTCCGATGTCTCACAAATACACAGGCTTCGAATGGTGACCATCGTCCCGTCCCGTtccgcagttaacagtaacaaaaatctctacatatattatatatctatacatttttataactgttaaaaccgcaccgcagttgaaccgcttgttctgcaccgctcaaaccgcagtCACCATTCGGAGCCACAGTTTTACTACCAAATCCGCGAACGCACTAAAGAAAGTGTGTTTTCTCAAAAACCGCACacatttatatatgtaaattattttaacagCATATATGATACTAGTATATACTATAATTATAAAGACACGTAAATACACAGTTATGAGTGtatgttctttttttgtaacagtGCATAGGTtcttcatatatttattttgcaaCATGTTAACCCTAGTATATAAACTGAAATAAAAACTACTCAATTATAACATCATATTATCTGAAATGaagtataaaattattaaaaaatatattttactgcatgatatatgatttgttttataaagaATTAATATctcttttttgtatttttatttcaaaagtattttagtaGTCAAATTTCATTATTGAATAATCATTCAATACCGTAAATATGTATTGTCACCAATCAAACATTGTTTTTTACTTAAAACCGCAGTTGTTCCGTACCGCACTATAATTCCGCACGAACCGTAGTTGCACCGTCCCGTACTTTAATTCCGTTCCGCTTTTATTATCAAATCCGCTGTTACCATTCGGAGCCATAAACTTGCAAGTCGGAAGAATCAAAGAACTAAActttttaactaaataaaattaaaaagcaaTAAAAATTCACTCTTGTTGCTATCACCAAGGGCCAACAGCTCTTTTCTCCTTTCGCATTGCCACGAAAGTCATCATCCCATAGGTTAATCTAATAATTTCTAAAAGGATTAGAGACAAAGAAAAGCCATATAATCCAATTATTACAGCTTTTAAAAGGGATGATTAGATTACCATGCAAATAAGACAGACCGTGTATATAAAGCATTCTTGGTTTAAGcaattaaccaataaaaaaactttaagaACTCTAAACTTCTACAGtttaagaaaccaaaaaaacttCTACAGTTTATTAAGTTCAAAATACATTAAACTGTTGTTCATAGGTATGAATCGTATATTGGTATGATAAGTATGTATGAATCGTATATTCTCATCTAAATTAAATACAGTAGCGTGTTGGAAAATTCCTTGCTACGTTGTGTTTGAGCCGAGCTGAGTCGATTAGAGTAAGCCGAGCCGTCATTCGcccttgattttttttcattaaactgTTTTTACTCAGTCGAGTTCCAGTGATACCGGAAGAAGCCTCGAGGTAACTGGGTATAGCCGGTGGACCCCTCAATTTAttggatttttttggtttaacatTTCATTTACCAAAAGAgcaaattagctcaatatactGAAAAGAGTTGGATACCATTAAATTGGGGGAAAATGGTAGTAATGGGGGGAAAAAAATTGAAGGGAAATAGGGTATGAAGTGCAAATATGAAGGAAGTTGTGTATAGGGAGTACAAATACTCTTACCAAAAAAACCCCAACAATATCTACTTACTCAACCATGGTTACATTCTAACCCAAGCTGAGTTTATTTAATGAGAGAGAAAGTCTGAATCCAAAGCTTGTTCATATGGAAAACAAAGaactctgtctctctctctctctctcctctcttacTGAATAGAATCTCCCCATTGTTCTAATTTATCTCTTCCTTCAAAGTATTGATCATCAAGTACTAGATGCATTTAAACTGAGagttaaaacaaacaaaaaaatcatttttttgaaGTAACTAAAAGGTTTTTGAGAAGACCCTTTTTGTAGTGCtgtttgatgatgaagagaTTAAGCAGTTCAGATTCAGTGGGTGGTCTCATCTCTTTATGTCCCACTACTTCCACAGGTTCTTTTCTTATACCAATGTTTTAAAGTTAATTTTCAAACAAGCCcttaaatttcataattttaaccTCAATTTTTGGCAAAACAGATCAGCCGAGTCCAAGAAGATACGGGAGAGAATTTCAGTCGATGCTTGAAGGTtacgaggaggaagaagaagaagccataacCGAGGAAAGAGGACAAACCGGTTTAGCCGAGAAGAAGAGACGGTTAAGCATTAACCAAGTTAAAGCCTTGGAGAAAAATTTCGAGTTAGAGAACAAGCTTGAGCCCGAGAGGAAAGTGAAGCTAGCTCAAGAACTTGGTCTCCAACCTCGTCAAGTAGCTGTTTGGTTTCAGAACCGCCGTGCGCGGTGGAAGACAAAACAGCTCGAGAAAGATTACGGTGTTCTCAAAACGCAGTACGATTCTCTCCGCCATAACTTCGATTCCCTCCGCCGTGACAATGAATCTCTCCTTCAAGAGGTAACAAAAATTCAGACAAGGGTTATAAAGTTGAGATCTCCGGTTACAAAGTCTGagactttttttgttttgtcgtGGTGCAGATCGGTAAACTAAAAGCTAAGCtaaacggagaagaagaagttgaagaagatgatgaagatgaagagaaCAACGCGGTGACGATGGAGTGTGATGTTTCCGTCAAGGAAGAAGAAGTTTCGTTGCCGGAGGAGCTTACAGATCCGCCGTCTTCTCCTCCGCAGCTTCTAGAGCATTCCGACAGTTTCAATTACCGGAGTTTCACCGACCTCCGCGACCTTCTTCCGTTAAAGGCCGCGGCTTCCTCCGTCGCCGCCGCTGGATCGTCGGACAGTAGCGATTCGAGCGCCGTGTTGAACGAGGAAAGTAGCTCTAACGTTACGGCGGCTCCGGCGACGGTTCCCGGCGGCAGTTTCTTGCAGTTTGTGAAAATGGAGCAGACGGAGGATCACGACGACTTTCTGAGTGGAGAAGAAGCGTGCGGGTTTTTCTCCGATGAGCAGCCACCGTCTCTGCACTGGTATTCCACCGTTGATCAGTGGAACTGAGTGGCTTTGATCACCGGGAGAGATCTCGAATTGGACTAAAATGCTCTGTTATTTTTTCTCTGTGGGTTCGCCGGAGAAGATTGAAAAAGCTGAGGGCGAAATGGGAATAATGGTGAAATTGCAAGGGTTAATTCTGGGCGGGAAGTAATTAATTAGGGTGATTTTGTAATTACGCGCTCTCTTGCGTTTCGTGCAGTTCTTGTAATTAAGGATCATGCGAATTTGAGAAAGGGTGGAAAAATTCTAAGGGGCGAAAACTAGATATGGAATCTTTTAGCTTCtcgacaaaaacaaaaaaaaaatcgaccagccttttttcaaaaatcatGAACCATGAAATTAGTATGATCTTGCATAAATTTGTTTTTGGGTTAATGTATCGAACTTCTCAtgaatttgtttaaaattcCTTATAAAAAGGCATcattataataatatcaaaacattgcatataaacattaaaacagtgcatataataatataaacaatatttgtataacttttatataacatttagattgattttttgaacatttaaaTTGATATCCCAACAATCTTCTACtcaaacaaaaattgaaaacatacaATTTTGTATTACAATTACCATTGAagaatttatatattctattccCTGATCGAATTCTTCACAATCataaatctaatatataaatatatataaaagataaactTGACAAATTTGTGGATTCACACTAATATTACTAATTAGTTTAACAGatttacacaaatttaaaacgatttaaagcaatttaaaatgatttagaCTTATCTGAGTTGCATaaatcagatttaaaaaaaattgttccgGTTATATCCGATTTTTCAGGTATATCAATTTTTAGAACATTAGAATttcatttatctttttttgaTTAGTCATTTTTTAAACCAAAGATCAAGCTGATGTAATATTCTTTTAGCCAAACGATGGCCAACAAGATTTCATGGATCCAAAAGATCTGACTTCcgatattatttttctttaaaaacctTAGCAAAGAAAGAGTTTGGCTTCTTCCATAATTATTTTGCTAACAAAACagtattaaaattatgtaaattccAAAAGCAGTAGTAAAATTTTGGCTTCATCTTGTCTGTCTTCTTTATTTCTGCACATTTTATCTTATGACTATCAATGCatacttttaacatttttactaCTGCTCACTAGAATATTATCTTAGGTAATCTAAAACATGATATCACATGTATAGGACTAGCCAAGGCAACTGATTTTTTCAATACCCTTCTTTTGTAACTGAATTGTATTTACTTTCAATAAATTCCATAAGATTCATTTATTTCCATTGAAAACTTATTTGCATCAGGGATCTatactaattttaaatttaatatggATAAAGGGACAATGACATAAATGTGTTAAAAGTTATTAGCGGTCTATATGTGCCTTCATAGGTGCCACTGAAAATAGTAATTGCATTAAGAAATTTTGAAGCGTTAAGAATTAGATTAGCATAAACTCGAGTGTTTCATACTTTCTCTACAGGCTTTTAAACGTAATGTCACATTTTCTTGCACCagtgtatttattttatgttgtaCCACTCTTTTTATGACACTACTTCGCACTACTTTCATGTACCATGTGAGTGATTAGTTTCATAAAAATAGTACAATTTGCTTACTATCATCATAGAATGATCTCAGAAAGTCgtaaaagataacatttaatTAGGTATTTGTTATGAGTGGCTTCTACATTAGTTGAAACTTGAAAGTGTCTAAAAATGGATGTAACAGTGGATAAGTTCATGATATATGTTTGTCTTTTCAGGAGCTGACGAGGCCAAATAAGGAGAACCTTCGTATGTAGAATACAATTTTTTTCGTGAAGCCTAACATAATACTCAAATAGGTATGTTCTTTCTATTCAGAGTAGCATGTTTGAGAAGTGTGAGTGGGTTGAGTGAGAAGTCTCCCTTTGCACTCCTTGTCTATGGCATTCCTCTTGCAAATTAGTTAATCTATAGACAATTTGTTTGTGAGTAAACAAAGCATAATGAATACTATCAAAATATTGtacatgaattatatatttcaACAGTTAGATTATGGTATGTTACAAGAAAAGAATATTATGGTATGAGAAATAATTATACaacaaaatattagaaaaaaactagaaaatagAAGACATCATTTTGAAATTATTTGGTGATTTGcaatttgttaaataattttaaatgaaattgtagtcaagtaaaataaaatgtagtctacaataaaattatggtatCAAAAGTTTAAGTATATTATTATTGTCTCAAAATGACAATGATATCAAATTAGtaataaatagtaatattatacaCTAGATACTTTATGATTTCTACCCCTTGGATTTGTTAATTTTATCGTTGTATTGGTTGGTAAAAAAGCGGTCAGACCCAATCtgaaacatagacaacaaacaatgaaaaaactcaattttacatTCATATAGTACATAAAAAAGACATTTTTATATTCAATATCGATCTAACATATTAATAGTGTGGAGCTTAATTGTCTCAAGATTGTATCATTATAATTAAACGCTATCATTAGGTTCGCTTATtcagatttgatttgattctaaTTTGAGTTATTCAAGATCGATCTAACATATTAATTGTATCAC
The nucleotide sequence above comes from Brassica napus cultivar Da-Ae chromosome A9, Da-Ae, whole genome shotgun sequence. Encoded proteins:
- the LOC106363703 gene encoding homeobox-leucine zipper protein ATHB-6-like (The RefSeq protein has 2 substitutions compared to this genomic sequence); its protein translation is MMKRLSSSDSVGGLISLCPTTSTDQPSPRRYGREFQSMLEGYEEEEEEAITEERGQTGLAEKKRRLSINQVKALEKNFELENKLEPERKVKLAQELGLQPRQVAVWFQNRRARWKTKQLEKDYGVLKTQYDSLRHNFDSLRRDNESLLQEIGKLKAKLNGEEEVEEDDEDEENNAVTMESDVSVKEEEVSLPEELTDPPSSPPQLLEHSDSFNYRSFTDLRDLLPLKAAASSVAAAGSSDSSDSSAVLNEESSSNVTAAPATVPRGSFLQFVKMEQTEDHDDFLSGEEACGFFSDEQPPSLHWYSTVDQWN